One genomic window of Polyangium aurulentum includes the following:
- a CDS encoding IgGFc-binding protein produces the protein MRRLLPLALPGLLLAFAHACSATPDHHATSGSGANSGSGGAGGGGTCDICLGTVYLPCSQNGMPAEPVSCPASCADGIGCVACVPGGHVCVGNEVHVCGDDAQSTDQVVEVCDVGAGEVCVEGQCQQGCAIAAGQPSNIGCEFWAVDLDQQDGFNDPASAPWGVVLANAGQSAANITIELNEAPPGQTPAPKAVTQVTVAPGSLETIKLPTRELDCGVKPNDYASPGTCLSSNAYRITSSSPIVVYQFNVFENAYSNDASLLLPTNALGTIYRTIGWPAGHPVAVPGFNIIDRSYVTIVGVKPNTQVTVKPSWRIKGNPPVAATLPGGEIVVTIGPFDVLNLETDNGTFQDDPKTVADLSATIVQASQPVAVFSGVETTSAPGGVLTVPTPPGWSDGDTCCLDHLEEQMFPVQSVGSHYVITRSPIRSTSGFREPDVLRFLGVAEPATVTTNLPAPFDSFTLQPGEVKTTWAQNDIVVSATKPVMVGQILVSNQYVDGPYIGDPSLTVFPPVEQFRTEYVFLTPPSWTQNWVVIAAESGASVMLDDQATFGCIVEEAGVLEGKSYQARRCQVADGVHRLTGDKPFGIIAYGYGNAGSYAFAGGADVKPVYEPPPLK, from the coding sequence CTTGCTCCGCCACACCCGACCACCACGCCACCTCGGGCTCGGGGGCGAACTCCGGCAGCGGCGGCGCGGGCGGAGGCGGCACGTGTGACATCTGCCTCGGGACCGTCTACCTGCCTTGCTCCCAGAACGGCATGCCCGCAGAGCCGGTGTCGTGCCCCGCCTCGTGCGCGGACGGCATAGGCTGCGTCGCGTGCGTTCCCGGGGGGCACGTCTGCGTCGGCAACGAGGTGCACGTCTGCGGCGACGACGCCCAGAGCACCGACCAGGTGGTCGAGGTCTGCGACGTCGGCGCCGGCGAGGTCTGCGTCGAGGGCCAGTGCCAGCAAGGATGCGCGATCGCGGCCGGGCAGCCCTCCAACATCGGCTGCGAGTTCTGGGCCGTCGATCTCGACCAGCAGGACGGCTTCAACGACCCAGCGAGCGCGCCCTGGGGCGTCGTCCTCGCCAACGCGGGGCAGAGCGCGGCGAACATCACCATCGAGCTGAACGAGGCGCCCCCCGGACAAACCCCGGCGCCCAAGGCCGTCACGCAGGTGACCGTCGCTCCCGGCAGCCTCGAGACGATCAAGCTGCCGACCCGCGAGCTCGACTGCGGGGTCAAGCCCAACGATTACGCCTCGCCGGGGACGTGCCTGTCGTCGAACGCCTACCGCATCACCTCGTCGAGCCCCATCGTCGTCTATCAATTCAATGTCTTCGAGAATGCGTACTCGAACGACGCCTCGCTCCTGCTCCCCACCAATGCGCTCGGCACGATCTACCGGACCATCGGCTGGCCCGCGGGGCACCCCGTGGCTGTCCCGGGCTTCAATATCATCGACCGATCGTACGTGACCATCGTGGGCGTCAAGCCGAACACGCAGGTCACGGTCAAGCCGAGCTGGCGCATCAAGGGCAACCCCCCGGTCGCGGCGACCCTCCCGGGCGGCGAGATCGTGGTCACCATCGGGCCATTCGACGTCCTCAACCTGGAGACGGACAACGGCACGTTCCAGGACGACCCCAAGACGGTGGCCGATCTGAGCGCCACCATCGTGCAGGCCTCGCAGCCCGTCGCGGTTTTCTCGGGCGTCGAGACCACGAGCGCGCCTGGCGGGGTCTTGACCGTCCCGACGCCGCCGGGGTGGAGCGACGGGGACACCTGCTGCCTCGATCACCTCGAGGAGCAGATGTTCCCGGTCCAGTCCGTGGGCAGCCATTACGTCATCACGCGCAGCCCCATTCGCTCGACGAGCGGCTTCCGCGAGCCGGACGTGCTGCGCTTCCTCGGCGTGGCCGAGCCGGCCACGGTCACCACGAACCTGCCGGCGCCCTTTGACTCGTTCACCCTGCAGCCGGGCGAGGTGAAGACGACGTGGGCGCAGAACGATATCGTCGTCTCGGCCACGAAGCCGGTGATGGTGGGGCAGATCCTGGTGAGCAACCAGTACGTGGATGGGCCCTACATTGGCGATCCCTCGCTCACCGTCTTCCCGCCGGTGGAGCAGTTCCGCACCGAGTACGTCTTTCTCACGCCGCCCTCGTGGACCCAGAACTGGGTGGTCATCGCCGCCGAGTCCGGCGCGAGCGTGATGCTCGACGATCAGGCTACCTTCGGCTGCATCGTCGAGGAGGCTGGCGTGCTCGAGGGCAAGAGCTACCAGGCGAGGCGATGCCAGGTGGCCGACGGCGTGCACCGGCTGACGGGCGACAAACCCTTCGGGATCATCGCCTATGGCTATGGCAACGCCGGGTCGTACGCGTTCGCGGGCGGCGCGGACGTGAAGCCCGTGTACGAGCCGCCGCCGCTCAAATGA
- a CDS encoding CPBP family intramembrane glutamic endopeptidase, with the protein MTTDQQNPSALPAASAPAPSWGQRFWRFPLTRIVLAVFITALSVGLTMSFFSSLAGETKRIMWPELLGAAAALVSYYAYVRLFEKRPVAELSRAKALRELGGGLLLGVLLVAAVIGLLALAGSYRLTGVNGWSVALLVPLAEMILVGVFEEVLCRGIVFRITEGSLGSWLALTISSLIFGLAHAPSAQSSPLAIAIAVVAGAFFAAAYMMTRRLWLCIGIHVAWNYTLGTICSVAVSGRESRGLLQGELSGREWLTGGAYGLEASVLTLLLLTAVGVVFLSKARARGHIVAPSWPGLRRG; encoded by the coding sequence GTGACCACCGACCAGCAAAACCCGAGCGCTCTGCCCGCCGCGAGTGCGCCCGCCCCCTCCTGGGGCCAGCGCTTCTGGCGATTTCCGCTCACCCGGATCGTGCTAGCGGTCTTCATCACCGCGCTCTCCGTGGGCCTTACGATGTCGTTCTTCAGCTCTCTCGCCGGGGAGACGAAGCGCATCATGTGGCCGGAGCTGCTCGGCGCCGCCGCGGCCCTGGTTTCCTATTACGCTTACGTGAGGCTTTTTGAGAAGAGGCCCGTCGCCGAGCTCTCCCGGGCCAAGGCGCTGCGCGAGCTCGGCGGCGGGTTGCTCCTCGGCGTGCTGCTGGTCGCCGCGGTGATCGGCCTGCTGGCCCTGGCGGGATCCTACCGGCTCACAGGCGTCAACGGCTGGAGCGTCGCGCTCCTCGTCCCCCTGGCGGAGATGATTCTCGTCGGCGTGTTCGAGGAGGTCCTCTGCCGCGGCATCGTTTTTCGGATCACGGAAGGATCGCTGGGGAGCTGGCTGGCGCTCACCATCTCGTCGCTGATCTTCGGCCTGGCCCACGCGCCGAGCGCGCAATCGAGCCCGCTCGCCATTGCCATTGCAGTCGTGGCCGGCGCGTTCTTCGCCGCGGCGTACATGATGACGCGCCGGCTGTGGTTGTGCATCGGCATCCACGTGGCGTGGAACTACACGCTGGGCACCATCTGCTCCGTCGCGGTCTCCGGCCGGGAGAGCCGCGGGCTCTTGCAGGGTGAATTGAGCGGCAGGGAATGGCTGACCGGCGGCGCGTATGGCCTGGAGGCCTCCGTGCTCACCTTGCTGCTCCTGACGGCGGTGGGGGTGGTCTTCCTGTCCAAAGCCAGGGCCCGCGGGCACATCGTCGCGCCATCCTGGCCCGGCCTGCGCCGCGGCTGA